In Pajaroellobacter abortibovis, the following are encoded in one genomic region:
- a CDS encoding UDP-N-acetylglucosamine 2-epimerase, which produces MRLWFCLGTTAELIKIYPILVVAQERKIDWEVLSTGQSAVNLREQWVDFQLDSQHLHSFAPSTIDLHTSKQAAAWFSRAALQAATPLERKIETLTGVPIDRKQDRWIVQGDTLSTLLGAIYGKRLGLCTVHVEAGLRSGNLFNPFPEELNRRIVSKLATLHFPPDFASEQALIREKVKGPIIRTEVNTQVDATRWVLERFDTPPIPEGNYGLANIHRFENLQSAKRWKIVKDTLRKASHAYRLYIILHPITQEKLKHEAAFKQELEATGAVWLPRQPFVRFARWLKHAKFIICDSGGNQQECSDLGIPCLILREVTETAIPSDRHCTVLSRFHIATIDRFLSDPDAFRQERYPLESSPATTIVDALQESLPALRSSC; this is translated from the coding sequence ATGCGGCTTTGGTTTTGCCTGGGCACGACTGCTGAACTCATTAAAATTTATCCTATTCTCGTGGTCGCCCAGGAGCGAAAAATCGATTGGGAGGTCTTGTCCACAGGCCAGAGCGCAGTGAATCTCCGCGAGCAGTGGGTAGATTTCCAACTTGATTCACAGCACCTTCATTCTTTTGCCCCTTCCACCATCGATCTGCACACCTCTAAACAGGCAGCAGCTTGGTTCAGCCGTGCAGCCCTTCAAGCTGCAACCCCTCTCGAACGAAAAATTGAAACACTGACAGGTGTACCGATCGATCGAAAACAGGATCGCTGGATCGTGCAAGGCGACACGCTGTCCACCCTGCTAGGTGCCATCTATGGAAAAAGGCTCGGGCTCTGTACTGTGCATGTAGAAGCTGGATTGCGCTCAGGAAACCTCTTTAACCCCTTTCCAGAAGAGCTGAATCGAAGAATCGTAAGCAAACTCGCCACACTTCATTTTCCACCCGATTTTGCTTCAGAGCAGGCATTAATCCGAGAAAAGGTGAAGGGTCCCATCATTCGAACTGAAGTCAACACCCAAGTCGATGCCACACGTTGGGTGCTCGAACGGTTCGATACCCCCCCTATACCTGAAGGGAACTATGGGCTTGCCAATATTCATCGATTTGAGAATCTTCAATCGGCTAAACGTTGGAAGATTGTGAAAGACACGTTGCGCAAAGCCTCTCATGCTTACCGTCTCTACATCATACTTCACCCTATCACCCAAGAAAAACTCAAGCACGAAGCCGCTTTTAAACAAGAGCTAGAAGCGACCGGCGCGGTTTGGCTTCCACGGCAACCATTTGTCCGTTTCGCTCGTTGGCTCAAGCACGCCAAGTTCATTATCTGCGATAGCGGGGGCAATCAGCAAGAATGCTCCGATTTGGGGATTCCTTGCCTCATTTTGCGCGAAGTCACCGAAACAGCGATCCCGTCTGATCGCCATTGCACTGTGCTAAGTCGTTTCCATATAGCCACCATCGATCGCTTTCTGTCTGATCCCGATGCATTTCGACAAGAACGCTATCCTCTTGAATCTTCCCCCGCGACAACAATCGTCGATGCCTTACAAGAGTCTCTGCCCGCTCTTCGATCCAGTTGCTAG
- a CDS encoding DegT/DnrJ/EryC1/StrS family aminotransferase encodes MRVPFIDLSRLISHIAEEVQEDWEDCLTRCEFIGGTYVSKLETVLAAKLQVPHVIACASGTDALMVGLRALGVERGMKVALPNMTFWATYEVVVQLGAIPILIDIDPDDLQMDFDHFRRAHDEYHFEAAILVHLFGWTSAWIEEFRLFSKDRSIRLLEDAAQGFGVEVGGEALLTGAEVATLSFHPAKVIGGAMDGGAVIASTPQRAEYIRLLCNHGRLQRYSHIHVGWNSRMGGLQAAFLLRVLALSEKVLTMRRIAVAQYHSLLKEVEGVRIYGPPSSVKGNGYLCALTSNRYDGASLAQKLQEQRVGSARIYPGTVDEQLPARGAIRFGTLCRSKEFCRRVLNLPLFYGISLEEQQMSVEALLRAMV; translated from the coding sequence ATGCGGGTTCCTTTCATTGATTTATCCCGCTTAATCTCTCACATCGCTGAAGAGGTTCAAGAAGATTGGGAGGATTGTCTCACGCGCTGTGAGTTTATAGGGGGGACTTATGTGTCTAAGCTTGAAACTGTGCTCGCTGCAAAGCTTCAAGTGCCCCATGTGATTGCCTGTGCTAGTGGGACCGATGCCCTTATGGTTGGTTTGCGAGCGCTCGGTGTGGAGAGAGGAATGAAAGTTGCTCTGCCGAATATGACATTTTGGGCAACTTATGAAGTCGTGGTTCAATTGGGAGCCATACCTATTTTAATCGATATTGATCCGGATGATCTCCAGATGGATTTCGATCACTTTCGAAGAGCGCATGATGAATATCATTTTGAGGCGGCCATTCTGGTCCATCTGTTTGGTTGGACTTCTGCTTGGATAGAGGAATTTCGTCTTTTTTCGAAGGATCGCTCTATCCGTTTATTGGAGGATGCTGCACAGGGTTTTGGGGTAGAGGTTGGTGGTGAAGCTCTTTTAACAGGGGCGGAGGTTGCCACCCTTTCCTTTCATCCAGCAAAAGTGATCGGGGGGGCTATGGATGGAGGGGCTGTGATCGCCAGTACCCCACAGCGAGCGGAATACATCCGTTTGCTATGCAATCATGGACGATTGCAGCGCTATTCTCACATTCATGTTGGGTGGAATTCTCGTATGGGTGGTTTGCAAGCTGCTTTTTTGCTTCGTGTTTTGGCTTTGAGCGAGAAAGTTTTGACAATGCGAAGGATCGCTGTTGCCCAGTATCACTCCTTGCTCAAAGAGGTTGAAGGGGTGCGCATCTATGGTCCACCTTCAAGCGTGAAAGGGAATGGATACCTGTGTGCTCTCACTTCGAATCGGTATGATGGGGCGAGCCTTGCGCAGAAGCTCCAGGAGCAGCGGGTTGGAAGTGCGCGCATCTATCCCGGGACGGTGGATGAACAACTCCCTGCACGAGGAGCAATTCGTTTTGGAACCCTTTGCCGTTCGAAGGAATTTTGTCGCCGTGTCCTTAATTTGCCTCTTTTTTATGGGATAAGTCTAGAGGAGCAGCAAATGAGCGTGGAAGCGCTTCTTCGAGCCATGGTTTAG
- a CDS encoding glycosyltransferase family 2 protein — MEAPSRGFSHPRSTNDDYEVTFVDDGSTDSSAKVLKNFRQTYGEDSIKCVSHPKNLGTGAALQAGFKTATCDLLITMDTDLTFSPSLIPILLKRLEQGMSMLSADR, encoded by the coding sequence ATGGAGGCTCCCTCAAGAGGCTTTTCCCATCCTAGATCAACTAACGATGACTACGAAGTGACTTTTGTGGACGATGGGAGCACAGATAGCAGTGCAAAAGTACTTAAAAACTTTCGCCAAACCTATGGCGAAGACAGTATTAAATGTGTTTCACACCCCAAAAATTTAGGGACTGGCGCTGCCCTTCAAGCAGGATTTAAAACGGCCACTTGCGATCTGTTGATCACCATGGACACCGATCTCACATTTTCTCCATCCCTTATCCCCATCCTTCTGAAACGGCTTGAACAAGGGATGTCGATGTTATCAGCGGATCGCTAA
- a CDS encoding UDP-N-acetylglucosamine 2-epimerase: MSLQIRGGLQEEACSLHVPCLILRSTTERPEAVEAKANILYTGDDPEELKHAMAEVHHRPRGWLDPLGDGRTASRVAEISSEQLK, encoded by the coding sequence TTGTCCTTACAGATTCGGGGGGGATTGCAGGAAGAAGCGTGTTCTCTCCATGTTCCTTGTTTAATCCTTCGATCGACCACTGAACGCCCCGAGGCAGTTGAAGCTAAGGCTAATATCCTCTACACAGGGGATGATCCAGAAGAGTTAAAACATGCGATGGCTGAAGTACATCATCGCCCTAGAGGTTGGCTCGATCCATTAGGGGATGGAAGAACAGCCAGTCGAGTGGCTGAAATCTCAAGTGAGCAATTAAAATAA
- a CDS encoding UDP-N-acetylglucosamine 2-epimerase — MFPIHPRKENRIQAYGLSVWVSAPSFLVLPPLGYKDALCMIKSATLVLTDSGGIAGRSVFSPCSLFNPSIDH, encoded by the coding sequence ATGTTCCCAATTCATCCGAGGAAGGAGAATCGAATTCAGGCGTATGGTCTGAGCGTTTGGGTATCAGCTCCTTCTTTCCTCGTCTTGCCCCCACTTGGATACAAAGATGCGTTGTGTATGATCAAATCAGCAACTCTTGTCCTTACAGATTCGGGGGGGATTGCAGGAAGAAGCGTGTTCTCTCCATGTTCCTTGTTTAATCCTTCGATCGACCACTGA
- a CDS encoding UDP-N-acetylglucosamine 2-epimerase yields the protein MPLLLCWYRGTPIACPLAAQKLQIPIAYLEAGLRSGDWGMPEKQNRVLTGHVASIHFCSTEFQAMQLAEENIHQGVHVVGNAVVDASLKYAKEATESSTVLSRLHLEGVLFVFLTLHRAANVDDLFTSAGS from the coding sequence ATCCCCCTTCTTTTATGTTGGTACAGGGGGACACCAATAGCGTGTCCGCTTGCTGCACAGAAGCTTCAAATTCCGATAGCTTATCTTGAAGCGGGTCTTCGCAGTGGAGACTGGGGCATGCCAGAAAAGCAAAATCGCGTCTTGACTGGACACGTGGCATCCATCCATTTCTGCTCCACTGAATTTCAAGCTATGCAGTTAGCAGAAGAGAATATCCATCAAGGAGTCCACGTGGTAGGGAATGCCGTCGTGGATGCATCGTTGAAGTATGCAAAAGAAGCAACGGAATCTTCAACAGTGCTTTCCCGTTTGCATCTTGAAGGAGTCCTTTTTGTCTTTTTAACGCTCCACCGAGCTGCCAATGTAGATGACCTGTTCACCTCAGCAGGCTCTTAG
- the proS gene encoding proline--tRNA ligase, with protein sequence MTKKHADLYPTRAENYPEWYQQVIKNADLAEVAPVRGCMVIKPWGYGIWENIQRMLDLRLKATGHVNAYFPLLIPQSLLKKEAEHVQGFAKECAVVTHSRLEEKDGDLIPTDELEEPLIIRPTSEAVIGSVYSGWIHSYRDLPLLVNQWANVIRWERRTRLFLRTTEFLWQEGHTCHATKAEAIQETLMILDLYVNFAKDCLAMPVIKGIKTPGERFPGALETYSIEAMMQDRKALQAGTSHFLGQNFAKAAEIKFLDREGLEQYVWTTSWGVSTRLVGALIMTHSDDYGLVLPPPLAPRHIVLLPLWREEQQKEGVLSYCKQLADRLRQRFYEGEPIRVTLDEGEIKSSRHWEFIKKGVPLVVEVGSHEVNNHTVCIRRRDCPPQEKVFLHRDEFTERAPHLLCKIHESLYQKALAFQEKHTHFIHTHSEFQDFFTPISEGSELHGGFALAYAADDATTQAILEERKITARCIPLSSEHETGRCIFTGKPNARKILFAKAY encoded by the coding sequence ATGACTAAAAAACACGCTGATCTTTATCCAACTCGTGCAGAGAATTATCCTGAATGGTATCAACAAGTCATTAAAAATGCTGATCTTGCAGAAGTAGCTCCTGTCCGCGGCTGTATGGTTATCAAGCCGTGGGGGTATGGGATCTGGGAGAATATTCAGCGTATGCTCGACCTGCGTCTGAAAGCCACAGGGCATGTTAATGCCTATTTCCCGCTGTTGATCCCTCAATCTCTCCTCAAAAAGGAGGCTGAACACGTTCAAGGCTTTGCCAAAGAATGCGCTGTCGTCACGCACTCTCGTTTAGAAGAAAAGGACGGAGATCTCATTCCAACGGATGAATTAGAAGAGCCACTCATTATTCGACCGACCAGTGAAGCAGTCATCGGGTCTGTCTATTCAGGATGGATCCATTCCTATCGAGATCTGCCTCTCCTCGTCAACCAATGGGCAAATGTGATCCGCTGGGAACGCCGCACGCGCTTGTTTCTGCGGACCACTGAATTTCTATGGCAAGAGGGGCATACATGCCATGCTACTAAAGCGGAAGCGATTCAAGAAACGCTTATGATCTTAGACCTGTATGTTAATTTCGCCAAAGACTGTCTAGCAATGCCTGTCATAAAGGGGATCAAGACTCCAGGGGAACGCTTTCCAGGTGCACTGGAGACGTATTCGATTGAAGCGATGATGCAGGATCGAAAGGCACTCCAAGCGGGAACTTCTCATTTTCTCGGTCAGAATTTTGCCAAAGCTGCGGAGATCAAATTTCTCGACAGAGAGGGACTCGAACAATACGTGTGGACCACTTCGTGGGGAGTCTCGACACGACTCGTAGGAGCTTTAATCATGACTCACAGCGATGACTACGGCCTCGTTCTCCCTCCCCCTCTTGCACCACGCCACATTGTTCTCCTCCCTCTTTGGCGAGAGGAGCAACAAAAGGAAGGGGTGCTCTCTTATTGCAAACAACTTGCAGATAGGTTAAGGCAGAGATTTTACGAAGGGGAGCCGATCCGAGTCACGCTCGACGAAGGGGAAATAAAGAGCAGCAGACACTGGGAGTTTATCAAAAAAGGAGTCCCTCTCGTCGTAGAGGTCGGTTCTCATGAGGTGAACAACCACACCGTGTGCATCCGTCGCCGCGACTGTCCTCCCCAGGAGAAAGTCTTCCTGCACAGAGATGAATTTACAGAACGCGCCCCCCACCTTTTGTGTAAAATCCACGAATCGCTCTATCAAAAAGCGCTTGCTTTCCAAGAAAAACATACCCATTTCATTCACACTCACTCTGAGTTCCAAGATTTCTTCACACCCATCTCTGAGGGGTCAGAACTGCACGGCGGCTTTGCACTTGCTTACGCTGCAGATGACGCTACTACGCAAGCCATCTTGGAAGAACGAAAAATCACTGCACGATGCATCCCCCTCTCGTCAGAACATGAAACAGGTCGATGCATTTTCACAGGAAAACCGAACGCACGCAAAATCCTCTTTGCCAAAGCATATTGA
- a CDS encoding deoxyhypusine synthase family protein → MTKFEFYQLLDERIAELEEALSVPFPSLLSTAYRHKIQIFVGVAQDGSIFLNVIKLRRQLEGSFRLEIDIQSDVCEEAAMQYHCSYVLQCKMAVWILGDGVPKNYTLQGEPFLDQVPGILSHSFDIDVQFCVDPVGGDALSSCPSGEGHTLGKVSSGQCGVRLCLRSCGCNGGIPWVTYALLSDPSLRRPSQKLFDIREQTVGWLQQEVETRRQLPVPNPAPPVANPTSK, encoded by the coding sequence ATGACTAAGTTTGAGTTTTATCAATTGCTCGATGAAAGGATAGCTGAATTAGAGGAGGCACTAAGCGTCCCCTTCCCGTCTCTCTTGTCGACAGCCTATCGCCATAAAATTCAGATTTTTGTAGGTGTGGCTCAAGATGGCTCGATCTTTCTCAATGTTATTAAATTGAGGAGGCAGCTCGAAGGTTCCTTTCGACTGGAAATCGATATTCAATCGGATGTTTGTGAGGAGGCAGCGATGCAGTACCATTGCTCGTACGTACTTCAGTGCAAGATGGCGGTATGGATTTTAGGGGATGGAGTCCCTAAAAATTATACGCTTCAAGGGGAACCCTTCCTAGATCAAGTCCCCGGCATCCTCTCTCATAGTTTTGATATTGATGTGCAGTTTTGTGTCGATCCAGTGGGTGGTGACGCATTAAGTTCTTGTCCGTCAGGGGAAGGACATACACTGGGAAAGGTATCATCTGGCCAGTGTGGAGTCAGGCTCTGTTTACGTTCGTGCGGATGTAACGGCGGTATTCCCTGGGTAACGTATGCTCTTTTGTCTGATCCATCGCTGCGCCGCCCTTCACAAAAATTGTTTGATATTCGTGAACAGACTGTAGGTTGGCTCCAGCAAGAAGTGGAAACCCGAAGGCAACTGCCTGTACCTAATCCTGCCCCTCCTGTTGCCAATCCAACTAGTAAATAA
- a CDS encoding DUF790 family protein — protein sequence MNVDGNTVLTADLVNVKRKDHQLILVPLKGEQKARALILAQAFLSIAQTCKGKKREEFEQMCMAVEVDARDKRLAAGLNKLIVDQCEFDENSYHDAIQLRRAVFLRANELRQGLKEGEAFDRQCVIREITSAYQMEEGAFEDRLYGDLRAAHRILVVPSISAETLVEMYNLAQAQAVLLRAVQVTVHCYCSHIETYRFLFHRIKFLRLLYQLERSEGGYRIRIDGPYSMFEAVTKYGLQLALLLPVLMSCDEWSLHTEVRWSRRYEPLTFTLQKRDIEWYHSPIAPAESISDEVKNLVSALEAIACDWTIELGDEILDLPGVGCCVPDLVFRHRKEGCRVYVEILGYWSRAAVWKRVELVQQGLSYRILFAVSERLRVSEQVLEDYLPGALYTYRGSINPRVLLKKVEQLATREETLTER from the coding sequence GTGAACGTCGACGGGAACACAGTGCTTACCGCTGATTTAGTTAATGTTAAAAGGAAAGATCACCAGCTTATACTCGTCCCTCTCAAAGGGGAACAGAAGGCGAGAGCTCTAATTCTCGCGCAAGCTTTTTTATCAATTGCCCAGACCTGCAAGGGGAAAAAGCGAGAAGAATTTGAGCAGATGTGCATGGCAGTCGAAGTGGATGCTCGAGACAAACGTCTTGCTGCTGGATTAAATAAATTAATTGTGGATCAGTGTGAATTTGACGAAAACTCCTATCACGATGCAATTCAACTGCGACGTGCCGTGTTCCTCCGCGCAAATGAATTGAGGCAGGGATTAAAAGAAGGAGAAGCATTCGATCGGCAGTGTGTGATCCGAGAGATCACGTCAGCTTATCAAATGGAGGAGGGCGCATTTGAAGATAGATTGTATGGAGATTTACGCGCTGCCCATCGGATACTTGTTGTCCCATCTATTTCTGCAGAGACGCTGGTTGAAATGTATAACTTGGCCCAAGCGCAAGCAGTTCTTTTGCGTGCGGTTCAGGTGACCGTTCACTGTTACTGTTCTCATATCGAAACCTACCGATTCCTTTTTCATCGCATTAAATTTCTTCGACTCCTCTATCAGCTTGAACGCAGTGAAGGAGGTTATCGGATCCGAATCGATGGCCCTTACAGTATGTTTGAGGCTGTTACGAAGTATGGATTACAACTCGCTCTCTTGTTACCTGTTCTGATGTCTTGCGATGAGTGGTCACTCCATACGGAAGTTCGTTGGAGCCGCCGATACGAGCCTTTAACCTTTACGCTGCAAAAAAGGGATATCGAATGGTATCATAGTCCTATTGCACCTGCTGAGTCGATCTCTGATGAAGTGAAGAATCTCGTCAGCGCTCTGGAAGCCATCGCATGCGATTGGACGATCGAGTTGGGGGATGAAATTTTAGATCTTCCAGGAGTTGGATGTTGTGTCCCTGATCTAGTTTTCCGTCATCGTAAGGAGGGATGTCGGGTGTATGTGGAAATCTTGGGCTATTGGAGTCGAGCTGCTGTGTGGAAACGGGTGGAACTTGTCCAACAGGGGCTCTCCTATCGTATTCTCTTTGCTGTGAGTGAGCGATTGCGCGTGAGTGAACAAGTATTAGAGGATTATCTTCCTGGCGCGTTGTATACGTATAGAGGTTCTATTAATCCGCGTGTCCTCCTCAAGAAAGTAGAACAACTAGCGACTAGAGAAGAGACCTTGACGGAACGATGA
- a CDS encoding DEAD/DEAH box helicase family protein, whose amino-acid sequence MSSILLQEEKEEPHGTFSDTHQRPVLSFVSGTVEIQGLGRESTLLHPMCAWDARAHCHRAPAIAYVEIVRTLTKARIPFKDQARQYMEITCSTRVHRVPHPYQTEALQAWKKAGGRGILVLPTGSGKTHVAVMAIEARRRSTLVVVPTLDLMRQWYDRLRATFALPIGLVGGGDYSIQQITVATYDSAYLHMEHLGARFGLIIFDECHHLPGPSYALASRFCLAPFRLGLTATPERSDGRDALLHELIGPIVFHKDIRELSGEYLADYEVICIQIELSSEERLQYESERAIYIDFLKRHHIRIGQPRGWGEFIFRASQSAGGQRALLAYQRQRAISFGASAKLDYVDYLLHLYRKSKVILFSQDNATAYRASSRFLIPAITHQTKVKERSEILAKLANGEYGAVATSRVLNEGIDVPDVNVAIVISGSASVREHVQRLGRILRKQDGKRAILYELVSNRTAESFTSERRREHSAYR is encoded by the coding sequence ATGAGTTCAATTTTACTCCAGGAGGAAAAAGAAGAGCCGCACGGGACTTTTTCTGATACACATCAAAGGCCTGTCCTCTCTTTTGTGTCGGGTACAGTGGAAATTCAGGGTCTTGGTAGAGAAAGTACTCTGCTGCATCCGATGTGTGCGTGGGATGCACGTGCGCATTGTCATCGAGCTCCTGCAATTGCATACGTAGAAATTGTGCGCACCCTTACCAAGGCGAGGATCCCTTTTAAGGATCAAGCTCGTCAGTATATGGAAATTACGTGTTCTACTCGCGTTCATCGAGTTCCTCATCCCTATCAGACAGAGGCTCTTCAGGCATGGAAGAAAGCTGGCGGAAGGGGGATCCTTGTACTGCCTACCGGCTCAGGGAAAACGCATGTGGCTGTTATGGCTATCGAGGCGCGGCGACGAAGCACATTGGTTGTCGTTCCCACACTCGATTTAATGCGGCAATGGTACGATCGACTGCGTGCTACTTTTGCACTACCCATCGGGCTCGTGGGAGGAGGAGACTATTCGATCCAACAGATCACAGTCGCTACTTACGATTCTGCCTATCTGCACATGGAACATTTGGGGGCTCGGTTTGGACTCATTATTTTTGACGAGTGCCACCACCTTCCAGGCCCTTCTTATGCGCTTGCTTCTCGTTTTTGTTTAGCTCCATTTCGCCTTGGACTCACAGCAACCCCTGAGCGGAGCGATGGACGCGATGCCTTGTTGCATGAATTGATTGGCCCCATTGTTTTTCACAAGGATATTCGAGAACTTTCAGGTGAGTATTTAGCTGATTATGAAGTAATATGCATTCAAATTGAACTTTCTTCGGAAGAACGGTTGCAATATGAAAGTGAACGGGCGATTTATATCGATTTTCTCAAGCGTCATCACATTAGAATAGGGCAGCCGAGGGGGTGGGGAGAGTTCATTTTCCGCGCGTCTCAAAGTGCTGGAGGGCAACGTGCCCTACTCGCCTATCAGCGCCAACGGGCGATTTCGTTCGGAGCTTCTGCAAAGCTCGATTATGTTGATTACCTGTTGCATCTTTATCGGAAAAGCAAAGTGATTTTATTCAGTCAAGATAACGCAACCGCCTATCGCGCTTCTTCTCGGTTTTTAATCCCAGCTATCACCCATCAAACAAAGGTGAAAGAAAGAAGTGAAATTTTAGCAAAGTTAGCGAACGGCGAATATGGAGCCGTGGCCACTTCGAGAGTCCTTAATGAAGGAATCGATGTCCCGGATGTCAATGTAGCGATTGTCATTTCAGGAAGCGCGTCCGTGCGAGAGCATGTGCAACGCCTTGGGCGTATTTTGCGGAAGCAAGATGGCAAGCGAGCTATCCTCTATGAGTTAGTCTCCAATCGAACAGCTGAATCCTTTACGAGTGAACGTCGACGGGAACACAGTGCTTACCGCTGA
- a CDS encoding PilZ domain-containing protein codes for MISQRKDTPKKTTDRRAAGEFRTPFKGTVEVEEGFGLCFEAQACNISEGGMLLCTTYLPEVEQLVTCHVELPGQKGFLANGKVVWRKERDRGGEFGLQFDELSPGGVEAVRVLTETTGESKKSSEREPQMGTAVRLHIEGLPTAMRARIKEALGVQWTIGSELGFLQLGRCLTIEPAETEGTKRIARIENVEVEINPETSTPQLIVRVSLTPPPPPSPTIQRNTHVQDEKEEDEIPTMPSSVRPVSHHGEAFNSPEEHLSSPVNNSVKGGSPSSLSPSSSIWQVPSIPIQAGHISRLMQHALTCIQSSSGSLWRGARALFIPPPPATIRSPSRRVTAPPPGGGISARGKTTLRQQSSYSYSHYEPPKIERGVRVSQRWVIVGGLGIGAIALATFALRSPSTPPLPPPATTPLLSQNAVLPGDSSPSSSETNPSTTPSTFAVQVQPTLEPTPTEEESYRKEIVTTAPLTAPPSHSFTYTGLSATKMKGPQLLPSPLKKKFTTDKHISVPSFGVGPINHANVLRLRLDSTIEKLQGTTKQGGFNVFIPNCRALEPAGPLASQDGRIQSIRILNQPHGAELFVTFKNREIPPYQVRGKEHILEIALAQPFNAAPTLEEKAISIDRPIKESSPPPISKVKPSKKMKVGEKKH; via the coding sequence TTGATTTCCCAACGGAAAGATACCCCCAAAAAAACAACCGATCGGCGTGCGGCGGGGGAATTTCGTACCCCATTTAAAGGGACTGTCGAGGTGGAAGAAGGGTTTGGTCTTTGCTTTGAAGCTCAAGCCTGTAATATATCTGAAGGAGGGATGTTATTGTGCACTACCTATTTGCCTGAGGTGGAACAGTTGGTCACTTGTCATGTAGAACTTCCAGGGCAAAAGGGATTTCTAGCGAATGGAAAAGTAGTTTGGCGTAAGGAAAGGGATAGAGGAGGGGAATTCGGATTGCAGTTTGATGAGTTAAGTCCAGGTGGCGTAGAGGCAGTGAGAGTGTTGACTGAAACTACCGGTGAATCAAAAAAAAGTTCAGAGAGAGAACCCCAGATGGGCACCGCTGTCCGCCTTCACATTGAAGGGCTTCCCACAGCCATGCGCGCCCGCATTAAAGAAGCATTAGGTGTGCAATGGACGATTGGCAGTGAGTTGGGATTCCTGCAGCTCGGGCGTTGTTTAACAATCGAACCCGCTGAAACGGAAGGGACAAAAAGGATCGCTCGGATTGAAAATGTAGAGGTAGAAATTAATCCAGAAACCTCCACTCCTCAACTGATTGTCCGAGTCAGCTTGACCCCACCCCCACCCCCTTCTCCAACAATCCAAAGAAACACACATGTACAAGACGAAAAAGAGGAAGACGAGATTCCGACGATGCCCAGTTCTGTAAGGCCTGTCTCTCATCACGGAGAGGCTTTCAATAGCCCTGAGGAGCATTTGTCCTCTCCTGTCAACAACTCAGTCAAAGGGGGGTCTCCATCTTCTCTATCCCCCTCTTCCTCCATTTGGCAAGTTCCTTCTATTCCAATCCAAGCAGGCCATATTTCACGCCTTATGCAGCATGCACTGACTTGTATTCAAAGCTCTTCGGGCTCTCTCTGGAGAGGGGCACGCGCTCTCTTCATTCCTCCTCCCCCCGCTACGATTCGAAGTCCATCTCGGCGTGTCACTGCTCCGCCCCCAGGAGGAGGAATTTCTGCAAGAGGGAAAACTACCCTCCGTCAACAGTCGAGCTACAGTTATTCACATTATGAGCCTCCAAAGATCGAAAGGGGGGTTCGTGTCAGCCAACGGTGGGTTATTGTTGGTGGACTAGGCATAGGTGCAATCGCATTAGCTACTTTTGCGCTTCGTAGCCCTTCTACCCCACCCCTACCCCCCCCTGCAACCACTCCGCTCTTGTCACAAAATGCGGTCTTGCCAGGAGATTCATCACCTTCTTCATCTGAGACCAACCCCTCAACCACTCCCTCCACTTTTGCTGTACAGGTACAACCTACACTCGAGCCTACACCTACAGAGGAGGAGAGCTACCGCAAAGAGATCGTGACTACCGCCCCTTTGACAGCACCTCCCTCTCATTCGTTTACATATACCGGTCTATCAGCAACTAAGATGAAGGGGCCGCAGCTTCTTCCTTCTCCTCTCAAGAAAAAATTTACGACCGATAAACATATCTCTGTTCCCTCCTTCGGTGTTGGGCCAATTAACCACGCGAACGTACTTCGGCTTAGACTAGACAGTACTATCGAAAAACTGCAGGGAACTACGAAGCAAGGGGGATTCAATGTATTTATCCCCAATTGCCGTGCGTTAGAGCCAGCAGGTCCCCTTGCCTCACAGGATGGCCGAATTCAGAGCATACGGATCCTCAACCAACCCCACGGCGCAGAGTTGTTTGTGACTTTCAAGAACAGAGAGATCCCGCCCTATCAGGTCCGGGGGAAAGAGCATATCTTGGAAATCGCTCTGGCGCAGCCATTCAATGCTGCGCCTACCCTTGAAGAAAAAGCGATCAGCATCGACAGACCGATAAAAGAGTCCAGTCCTCCACCAATATCCAAGGTCAAGCCGTCCAAGAAGATGAAAGTCGGAGAAAAAAAGCACTAG